AGAACTACCACACCTGGCTTTCCATCCCATTCTGTCTCATGTACATCACTGCCGTCTTGGGAAATGGAGCCCTTATCCTCGTTGTCCTCCATGAACACACGCTCCATGAACCCATGTATATCTTCCTCTCCATGCTGGCTGGCACTGACATCCTGCTGTCCACTACCACTGTGCCCAAGGCCTTGGCTATCTTCTGGTTCCATGCTGGGGAAATTTCCTCTGATGCCTGCATCACTCAGATGTTTTTCATTCACGTTGCCTTTGTGGCTGAGTCAGGAATCCTGCTGGCCATGGCGtttgaccgctatgtggccattTGTACTCCCTTGAGGTACACAGCCGTCTTAACTCCTATTGCTATTGTAAAAATGACCCTGGCAATCTGGGGACGGAGCACTGGGACCATTTTCCCTATCATATTCCTGCTGAAGAGGCTGCCATACTGTCGGACCAATATCCCCCACTCATACTGTGAGCACATTGGGGTGGCCAGATTGGCCTGTGCTGATATCACTGTCAATATCTGGTATGGCTTCTCTGTGCCAATGGCACCAGTTTTGGTAGATGTTGCACTCATTGGCATTTCCTACTCTTTGACCCTCTAAGCTGTGTTTAGACTTCCTTCCCAGGATGCCCGGCACAAGGCTCTCAATACTTGTGGTTCCCACACTGgagtcattttcatctttttcatcccATCCTTTTTTACCTTCCTGACCCATTGCTTTGGCAAGAATATCCCCCACCATATTCATATCCTTCTGGCAAATCTTTATGTGTTAATTACCCCCATGCTTAACCCTATCATCTATGGAGCAAAGACCAAACAGATAAGAGACAGTATGGCTCACATGCTATCTACTGGGGGGAAATCTTGAGAAAACTCATGGTTCTATTATAGTTTTCAAAccagcaggaggaaagagaactTACTAAATTCCCATGTTTAGGCACTATGGTGTGCTGCAGCAGAAAGCACGTGGGCTTTGGAATAAAATACATCTAGATTCAAATCATGGCTCCCTTACTTTCTGGTCTTTGACCTTGGGCAGTTTCCCACTTTTTGGAAATTTAGTAGTAACCTGTAAAATGGAACCAGTTGTATTGATGCTCTAAGGGTTTTgcaaggattaaattaaatatgtaaactGCTTGGTACATTGCTTATCATTTAATGGGCTCTCAGTGTTAGCTATAATTCTAACATGAAGTTTGTTGCCTGAGGAAAATGTTTTAGATTTGATGTGTGTGAGATTTCCAGTATTTCCAGGGGCTTCTCTACCTTCTGCTTACCTTCCAAGATGGCATGATGACCTTCATCATCTCCAGCACCATTGTCATCCTAACCACAAGTTTGTTGTACAAATTAAATTAGCAAATGAATAAGAGTacttttttttgaattaaggtatTGAAAAAGACTAAAGTTGatattgattacattttatatgtaaagaACTATCACCATTATTAGATTAAAAAGGTGTCTTTACTCATGCAGGAAATGAGTTGAGTGACACAGACACAGGCATTGCTCTTAGAGAGCTGGTTGTCTGAGCTGgacacacaaataaaaaactaGTCACTGGTAATAGAAGATATGCTATATCACACAGGTATTCGGGGTTAAACAAATGAAGCAAGCTAATACTCTGTGATTCTATGTCCTCTTctttatctgcatttttttttcctaattagaGATAGTTGTATGACTTTCAATTCCATTTCTAAATTAGAATAACTTCCAAATTGATATCTCCAGCCTAGACTTTTCCCTTGAGATCCACATTCATATAGTCAATGGTTTCTTGGCTGCTTCAGTTATATGTCTAGTAGGCATCTCAAAATAAACATGTCTGTATTAGGATAGCTTAAAGCTATGCTTAATTTCAATGaattaacaaaacaaactcaTTCTTCTCTCATTTAAAGTGTAGTGTGTGTCAACAGAATCTGTTTTCCATTTAGTGACTCAGGAATCCTAGATCCCTTCAACTCGTGAAGCTGTCATATCAAGACTTTTCAGCATTTTTCAGAGCTGCCAAAGCAGGGAAAGAGTAGGAAGGGTGAAACACTCCAATGATTAATTGCCTTGCTCTTGAGGTGATCCATCACTTTTGCTCACATTTTCATTGTTAAGCATGTTGCCTGAGCGAGGCCTCAACTCAACTGCAAGGGAAGGTAAGGCCATGTAGGCCTGTTCATGGATTTGCACTGAATATTAATTGTCTCTGCCaacttaatatttctttattctcctcTTCCCATCTGTAGAACACACTCAAATCCTGCCTACAGGAGAGACCCCAAAGTCCCATCCAGGCACTTTACCAGCTCACAGTATAGGACCTGCAGATGATACACAAGAACATCTCCAACAGATTTGGTTGAGGCTCTTCTTGGTCTAGAGAACTACGATTTAAAGGAATATTTATCCGCTTACTCCTCACCCTCTTATTAAATACGTGATAGTTTAACAGGGATATTTAACAACAATAACTTCTCCCATTTAGAAAGATGAAGAATATGAGATACATAATAGCCATTAATTCatagcaattttgaaatccccaaaAGGCAGACATTGAGAAGGCTCCATACCTTGGGCTTAGAAAAAGTTTCTTAATTAGTTGCTCTAGCAGAAACTATCTTGTCCAATCTTCTCTGTGACCCATGgaattttctctctggaagctcctttcttttctgttatctTCTTAAATCATATCTGAAATGGGCAGTGGGGAATATGTCCTTCTTGTGGATAGCACAGCTTTCTGAGCACACTTTCTGGTGCTGAAAGCTTGGGTCCCAAGAGTTATGTGAACTCTTGAATGGTCAAAGTTTTTCTTAGCTGAACTCTTGAAAACTAGGCCCTCACAGCAGATTGTTAATATATGTTGATTAAAAATCTAGTatacttcttttctatttggtTCCACTCACTTGCCAGTAAAAATGCCCCCAAATCTTTTGAAGACATAATTAtcaaattttctctatttctccctttatcaTGTCCATGCATGTCTCTCTGGAGTAAATGGAGGCTAATTTGGAACTATGATGCTTTAGTAAAGAGGTACCacctttaatttaaattttgctctcagtttctttatccatctgAGGTGTTTACTAGACAGTCTACCCATAAAATAATCTTGATCattaggcattttttaaaatgacatattttatagGGAGATTTTGcttgaagcttttattttttaatttaattaatttatttaattgcactatagttgatttatagtattgtgctagtttcaggtgtatagcaaaggattcagttttatatatatatatttcaattatatatatatttcagattcttatCCATTAAAGattttacaagatattgcatatagttccctgtgctatgtagtaaatctttgttgtttatttattttatatatattgatgtgtatctgttagtcctatactcctaatttatccctccctcctttcctctttggtatgataagttggttttctatgtctgtgagtctgttctgtaaataaattcatttgtattattttttagattccacatataaatgacgtcatatatttgtctttctctgacttacttctctaggtccatccatgttgctgcgaatggcagtatttcattcttttttttaaggctgagcaacattccattatatatatataaagtcttctttatgcattcatctgtttatggacaccactcaggttgcttccctgtcttgattcttgtatatagtgctgttatgacAACTGAGGTACATGTgtctttcaaatt
This Camelus ferus isolate YT-003-E chromosome 10, BCGSAC_Cfer_1.0, whole genome shotgun sequence DNA region includes the following protein-coding sequences:
- the LOC102517712 gene encoding LOW QUALITY PROTEIN: olfactory receptor 52B2-like (The sequence of the model RefSeq protein was modified relative to this genomic sequence to represent the inferred CDS: substituted 1 base at 1 genomic stop codon), encoding MFGANLTIFHPTVFILLGILGLENYHTWLSIPFCLMYITAVLGNGALILVVLHEHTLHEPMYIFLSMLAGTDILLSTTTVPKALAIFWFHAGEISSDACITQMFFIHVAFVAESGILLAMAFDRYVAICTPLRYTAVLTPIAIVKMTLAIWGRSTGTIFPIIFLLKRLPYCRTNIPHSYCEHIGVARLACADITVNIWYGFSVPMAPVLVDVALIGISYSLTLXAVFRLPSQDARHKALNTCGSHTGVIFIFFIPSFFTFLTHCFGKNIPHHIHILLANLYVLITPMLNPIIYGAKTKQIRDSMAHMLSTGGKS